A single Argentina anserina chromosome 7, drPotAnse1.1, whole genome shotgun sequence DNA region contains:
- the LOC126802268 gene encoding MYB-like transcription factor ETC3, with product MDVKRRRKQAKTSSSSFSEEVSSIEWEFIRMTEQEEDLICRMYKLVGDRWGLIAGRLPGRKAEEIERFWLMRHGEVFASRRTEQEKYQQPQQLCSINNKNKSTRNSRRYNF from the exons ATGGACGTCAAACGCCGCAGAAAACAAGCCAAGACTAGCAGCAGTTCCTTCTCTGAAG AGGTAAGCAGCATCGAGTGGGAGTTCATACGCATGAcggaacaagaagaagatctCATTTGTAGAATGTACAAGCTCGTCGGAGACAG GTGGGGACTAATAGCCGGGAGGCTTCCGGGCCGGAAAGCAGAAGAAATAGAGAGGTTCTGGTTAATGAGACATGGAGAAGTATTTGCGAGCAGACGAACAGAGCAGGAGAAGTACCAGCAACCCCAGCAGCTTTGTAGTATTAATAACAAGAATAAGTCTACCAGGAATAGTAGGAGATACAATTTCTGA
- the LOC126802263 gene encoding probable WRKY transcription factor 46: MEKRKSMMGDWDQKVLTSELTQGKELAEQLMNHLLNPSSSQEENNLIVSMLLSSYEKALSVLTRDVGFEGESKQIQALDSPCSFGNSSSPLSEISDQDCKNKSVFKKRKTMSKWTQEVKVCSGSGQDGTLGDGYSWRKYGQKDILGSKNPRGYYRCTHKNTQGCPATKQVQKSDKDPTIFLVHYTGEHTCHLFPQLKGKQNVSLKQEAGTPKQTPEKSFSFGLRVKTENLDTTEEEKKILQPFSVPSTPIGSESNVVGEHVFAAMENDFIRSYSPTFGFPATFESDYFAAVSACHFELVGNDVQTSESDLTHEILSASTSAVNSPIGDFGFSLDDLDLDLDFYSFQSFENNPGCNFS, translated from the exons AtggagaagaggaagagtATGATGGGTGATTGGGACCAAAAGGTTCTAACCAGCGAGTTAACTCAGGGTAAGGAGCTGGCAGAGCAGCTCATGAACCATCTTCTCAACCCATCATCATCCCAAGAAGAAAATAACTTGATTGTTTCAATGCTACTATCTTCATATGAAAAGGCACTCTCTGTGCTCACAAGGGATGTTGGTTTTGAAGGAGAGTCTAAGCAAATCCAAGCGCTTGACTCACCTTGTTCATTTGGGAATAGCAGTAGCCCATTGAGTGAGATCTCTGACCAAGACTGCAAGAACAAGAGTGTCTTCAAGAAAAG GAAAACAATGTCCAAGTGGACTCAAGAAGTGAAGGTTTGCTCTGGTTCAGGACAAGATGGAACTCTTGGTGATGGCTATAGTTGGAGAAAGTATGGCCAAAAGGATATACTTGGTTCTAAAAACCCAAG AGGCTACTATAGATGCACACATAAGAACACACAAGGTTGCCCAGCTACAAAGCAAGTTCAAAAATCAGATAAAGACCCAACAATCTTTCTGGTACACTACACAGGAGAACATACTTGTCACCTATTCCCTCAGTTAAAAGGAAAGCAGAATGTTTCTCTTAAACAAGAAGCAGGAACACCAAAACAGACACCAGAGAAATCGTTCAGCTTCGGCCTTAGAGTTAAAACTGAGAATTTAGACACTacggaagaagaaaaaaagatactTCAACCATTTTCCGTCCCTTCCACGCCAATAGGGTCCGAAAGCAATGTGGTGGGAGAACATGTTTTCGCTGCAATGGAGAACGATTTCATCAGAAGCTATTCTCCTACATTCGGGTTCCCAGCAACATTCGAATCAGACTACTTCGCGGCAGTGTCAGCATGCCACTTTGAACTAGTGGGCAATGATGTGCAGACTTCGGAATCTGATCTCACTCATGAGATACTATCGGCCTCAACTTCTGCGGTAAACTCACCAATTGGGGATTTTGGTTTTTCGCTGGacgatttggatttggatttggatttttaCTCATTTCAGTCATTTGAAAACAACCCTGGATGCAATTTTTCCTAG